One genomic region from Candidatus Caldarchaeum subterraneum encodes:
- a CDS encoding conserved hypothetical protein (vitamin K epoxide reductase family) yields the protein MIPYLIFAVSLSGLFLSIYLTLLPPPPFCEISSFLSCDTVLSSPYAKFLGVPTAFYGVVWFAGAASLSMLASNGKQLAKLALGWSVIGVAVVAVLVYVELGLIGAVCILCTAAHAMTVAVAALSFYQFKS from the coding sequence ATGATTCCGTACCTCATATTTGCGGTATCGCTTTCAGGGCTCTTCCTAAGCATTTACCTAACTCTGTTGCCACCGCCGCCGTTCTGTGAAATATCCAGCTTCCTTTCATGCGACACCGTGCTTTCTAGCCCGTATGCAAAATTTCTCGGCGTACCGACAGCGTTCTACGGTGTTGTGTGGTTCGCGGGTGCGGCGTCGCTATCCATGCTCGCAAGCAACGGTAAACAGTTGGCGAAGCTTGCGCTGGGGTGGTCAGTTATCGGCGTAGCTGTTGTTGCTGTACTTGTCTATGTTGAGCTTGGGCTTATTGGAGCGGTCTGCATCCTTTGTACAGCTGCTCATGCCATGACGGTGGCTGTGGCGGCGTTGTCCTTCTATCAGTTTAAAAGCTAG
- a CDS encoding thiol-disulfide oxidoreductase codes for MPSKKVKKKRNLSTYLAVLPAALLVVFIAYLIVTPPSQSISTISTTGQTNTVKTGDIATPFSLDLIDETGLKNEKVSFRPDSGQIYFIDFIHEWCVHCRNMAPIVERLHQTYAEKGVVFITVAGGYNTDAQKTAQFIKNYRVTWPVGFDPQLEIFRQYGVRGTPTYVIVNKNGIIAAKLEGEQPYEALARELDRLLG; via the coding sequence ATGCCTTCCAAGAAGGTGAAGAAGAAACGTAATCTATCAACTTACTTAGCCGTGCTACCAGCGGCTCTGCTGGTTGTATTCATCGCATACCTAATTGTTACACCACCTTCTCAGAGTATCTCCACAATATCAACCACGGGGCAAACAAACACGGTTAAAACAGGTGACATAGCAACCCCCTTCAGCCTAGACCTCATCGACGAAACAGGGTTGAAAAATGAGAAGGTCAGCTTCAGGCCCGACTCAGGGCAAATCTATTTCATCGACTTTATCCATGAATGGTGTGTTCACTGCCGTAACATGGCGCCCATCGTCGAGAGGCTTCATCAAACCTATGCTGAAAAAGGCGTCGTGTTCATAACCGTGGCGGGAGGATACAACACCGACGCACAGAAAACGGCGCAGTTCATCAAAAACTATCGTGTAACATGGCCTGTGGGCTTCGACCCGCAGCTCGAAATCTTCCGCCAATACGGTGTCCGCGGAACACCCACATACGTCATAGTCAACAAAAACGGCATAATAGCCGCGAAACTCGAGGGCGAGCAGCCTTACGAAGCCTTGGCACGGGAGCTTGACAGGCTACTAGGATGA
- a CDS encoding drug resistance transporter EmrB/QacA subfamily, translating into MTGQRLLLIGLLMGIFLAAIDSTVVGVALPSIVSSLKGLNIYSWAFTAYILTSTVTGPLWGKLSDVYGRRFIYVAGVLIFLAGSLLCGLAQDMVQLVLFRGIQGLGGGALLVLTFTIVGEIFTLKERAKATGYTSSVWAVASIVGPPLGGFIVDTVGWRWIFLINLPVGLFCVATVGRILKTTTRTETKIDVSGSILFLLAASPLLLYLSEFQNIGETAPLILLTSGAAFTLFFYNERRSPSPLIPFHLFREKILRTGFLGNLLAGFVFFGIIAYMPLYLQTVLGYSATFSGVLLLPLVLGWVASANAAAQLAIRSSLKIPAILSGFFLVSGTVFLSLASQNIPVLLTGFALTGLGMGFTVSTFLIATQTVVPRGVLGVATSLLSFLRLMGGAISAAVLWLPIGALVRDLGLQQSVGVVLSEAEKTAFTAGFSQSLAIAIAASAIALALYIFTPSIKLAKLGDKSS; encoded by the coding sequence ATGACTGGGCAGAGACTGCTTCTCATAGGGCTTCTGATGGGGATATTTTTAGCGGCTATCGACTCCACCGTCGTTGGGGTCGCCCTGCCATCTATAGTGTCTTCTCTCAAGGGTTTGAACATCTACAGCTGGGCGTTCACGGCCTATATCCTCACTTCAACGGTTACGGGGCCGCTGTGGGGTAAGCTCAGCGATGTCTATGGACGCCGCTTCATCTACGTGGCAGGTGTCTTGATTTTTCTCGCTGGAAGTCTGTTGTGCGGCTTGGCGCAGGACATGGTTCAGCTGGTTTTGTTCCGAGGTATACAGGGCCTCGGCGGCGGCGCTTTGCTTGTCCTCACCTTCACAATAGTTGGGGAAATATTCACGCTTAAGGAACGGGCCAAGGCCACAGGCTACACATCCTCCGTTTGGGCCGTGGCAAGCATCGTGGGGCCGCCGCTTGGAGGATTCATAGTTGACACGGTTGGATGGCGATGGATATTCTTGATAAACCTTCCAGTCGGGCTCTTCTGCGTAGCCACGGTCGGGCGCATTCTCAAGACAACCACCCGGACAGAGACAAAAATTGATGTAAGCGGGTCCATACTCTTCTTGTTGGCTGCATCCCCTTTGCTGCTTTATCTGTCAGAGTTTCAGAACATCGGCGAAACAGCGCCTCTCATCCTCTTGACCTCGGGAGCGGCTTTCACACTCTTCTTCTACAACGAACGCAGGTCACCCAGCCCCCTCATACCGTTCCATCTCTTCCGCGAAAAAATTCTCCGAACAGGTTTTCTCGGCAACCTTTTGGCAGGATTCGTTTTCTTCGGCATAATAGCCTACATGCCCCTTTATCTCCAGACGGTGCTCGGCTACTCCGCCACCTTTTCCGGGGTGCTGCTGCTCCCCCTTGTCCTTGGATGGGTTGCAAGCGCTAACGCCGCTGCTCAGCTCGCGATTAGGTCTTCCCTCAAAATCCCAGCCATTCTAAGCGGTTTCTTTCTCGTGTCTGGCACCGTTTTTCTTTCGCTGGCTTCGCAGAACATTCCTGTTTTGTTGACTGGGTTCGCTTTGACGGGGTTGGGCATGGGTTTCACCGTCTCCACTTTCCTGATAGCGACGCAGACAGTTGTTCCACGTGGAGTGCTCGGTGTAGCAACCTCCTTGCTCAGCTTTCTTAGGCTGATGGGGGGCGCAATCTCGGCCGCCGTGCTCTGGCTACCGATAGGGGCGCTGGTTAGAGACTTGGGGCTTCAGCAAAGCGTCGGAGTCGTATTGTCCGAAGCTGAGAAAACGGCCTTCACCGCAGGCTTCTCACAGTCTCTCGCCATAGCCATAGCAGCATCTGCCATAGCCCTCGCCCTCTACATATTCACACCCAGCATCAAGCTCGCCAAACTCGGCGACAAATCATCCTA